CGGTGACGGAGCGGCTGGAGCAAGGCGAGGCCAATGTCGCTGCGCGCGTTGGCTATTCGGTTGCGCTCGGCGAGTACCTGGCCGCCGGACCCGCGCGGATCGGTGAACGGCTGGCCGAGGTGGGCGGGATGACGCGCGAGGCGCTCGCCGACGTCAGGGGATGGCGGGTGGTCGAGGCGGTCGACGAACCGACGGCGATCACCACGCTGGAGCCGGTCGACGGCGCCGACCCGCAGCAGGTGCGCGCACAGCTGATCGCCGAGCACGCCATCGTCACCACCTACGCCGAAACGCTGCGGGCACCGTTCGAGATGGCGTCGCCGGTGTTGCGGGCGTCGCCGCACGTCGACGTCACGGTCGAGGAGCTCGGCCAGTTCGCCAAGGTGCTGGCCGCGGTGACCTAGCCGTCCTTGTGTGCGGTGAGAAGGAAGCCAGGCATCTTGTCGCGGCCCTTCTCGTCCTGGCCATAGGCCGGCAGCGTGAAGGGTGCGTCGGCGGGTATGGCCACCGCCATGTTCGCGTGGATGAATGCGGGCCGAATATCGTCGATGGTCCAGTGCTTCGACACCGCTTGGCGCAACTCGTCTTCGGTGACGGTATGCGGGCCGAACCCCTCCGGGAACGCGCCCTTTTCGAACACCAGGACGTAGAAGACCGCCCCCGGCGCGGCCGCCCGGTGCACCGCACGCAGGTAGGCGTCGCGGGCTTCGACCGGCAACGAGTGGAACAGGGTGCTGTCGATGATGGTGTTGAACTGTCCGTCGAAACCGGTGAACGACGTGATGTCGTCCTGGACGAACGTGGCATTGCTCAAACCGCGCTCGTTCGCGGCCTTGGTGGCGGCCGCGACGGCGGTCGGTGACACGTCGATGCCGACGACGGTGTGGCCGGCGGCGGCCAGCGCCAGCGCCAGCTCGGCGTATCCGCAGCCGGCGTCCAGCACGTCGCTGCGGACCCTGCCGCTCTCGATCACTGCGGCGAGTTCAGGCTGCGGTTCGCCGATGTTCCACGGCGGCGGCCCTTCGAAGGGACCGTGTTCCTGGTAGGCGTCGTCCCATTCCATAACCTCTTCAGCTGCCATGACCCCAACCTACGCCGGGTTCCTGGGAACGACGAAAGAGGCTGCTCTACGCGGACTTTCGCACCAGCAGCATCGCGCTGTAGGTGGTGAGCGCAGGTCGGTCGTCGGGTGTCTGCGGATACGGGTCAAGCGATTTCAACTCGACGATGTAGTCGCCCACCTGCACCGCCTGCTTGTTCTGGCCGGGCGCCGGGTTCGTGTTGAACTCGATGGTCGTCGGCACCCGCTGCCCCTGCTCAACTTCGACGGAGATGCGCGCCTGGCCGGTCCAGAAGCACTCGACCTGCGTGGGGCAGCGGGAATCCTCCAGCACGTCGGTGAAGCGCAGCCGCAGGTCGGCACCCTGAATCATGGCCTCCTGGCCACCGTGCAGCACGAATTCCTGATCGAGGCCGGCCTCGATGGGGCCTGCCTGCGCCGGGCGGCTGTCACAGCCCGCGAGGGCCAGCACCAGCGCCGCGACGGCGATCCAGAGTTTGGTCACGGCCCGTCCCAGGTGTGTACGGGCTCGTTGCTGTGCATGCGTTCACAGTAGATTCGCAGCATCTCGGCCAGGGCGTTCGGTCGGGACAGCCCGCGGTTTTGTAGCGCGTCCACGGTGGCGATCTGCCACGATGAGCCGTTGCGGCCGGTCTTCGCGCGACCCTCGATCACGCCGAGGTAGCGGTCGCGGACCTCACCTGCGACCTCCCACCGCCGCAGCCCCTCGTCGGCCATCGGCAGCAACTGCCGCAACACCAACTCGTCCGGCGTCACCTCACCCAGACCTGGCCAGTACAGCCGCGCGTTCATTCCGTGCTGCGCGGATTCGGTGAAGTTATGTTGTGCCGCAGCGAAACTCATCTTCGTCCACAGCGGCCGGTCATCCTCGGCCAGCGTCCGCAGCACGCCGTAGTAGAACGCGGCGTTGGCCATCATGTCGACCACGGTCGGCCCCGCGGGCAGCACTCGGTTCTCCACACGCAGGTGGGGACGGAGCACCCCGTCCTGCTCGACGATGTCGTAGACCGGGCGATTCCACCGGTAGATGGTGCCGTTGTGCAGCCGTAGCTCGGAAAGCCGCGGCGTGCGGCCCTCGGCGAGTTCGCGAGCCGGGTCCTCGTCGGACAATTCGGGCAGCAGCGACGGGAAATAGCGGACGTTCTCCTCGAACAGGTCGAAGATCGACGTGATCCACCGCTCGCCGAACCAGACCCGGGGGCGCACGCCCTGTGTCTTGAGCTCGTCGGGACGGGTGTCGGTGGCCTGGGCGAAGAGTTCGATGCGGGTCTCCGCCCACAGCTGGTGCCCGTAGAAGTAGGGCGAATTGGCGCCGAGTGCCAGCTGCGGCCCGGCGAGCACCTGGGCGGCGTTCCAGTTGTGCGCGAAGTCGGCGGGGGACACCTGCAGGTGCAGTTGCATGCTGGTACATGCGGACTCCGGCGCGATCGACTCGGTTTGCAGGCTCAGCCGTTCGGGTCCGCTGATGTCGATCAGGATGTCCTCGCCGCGCGCGGTGAAGATCGAATCGTTGAGCGCCTTATAGCGCGCCGACTCGCTCATCCAGCGGCCCGAAAGGTGCTCGGGCATCAGCGTCGGCAGGATGCCGATCATCACGATGTGCGCGTCGTGTTCGTTGGCCTTGGCCTCGGCCGCGTTGAGACTGGCCCGCACGTCGGACTCGAGTTCGAGCGCCGCGCGACCGGGCAGCCGGCGGGGTGGGACGTTGAATTCGATGTTGTAGGCACCCAACTCGGTCTGGTATGCCGGATCGGCGATCGCCTGCAGGACTTCGGAATTGGTCATGGCGGGTTGATAGTCGGAGTCGACGAGATTGCACTCGATCTCCATCCCGGTCAGCGGCCGCTCGAACTCGAAACTGGACTCCTTCAGCATGGTTTCGAAGATGTCGAGACACTGCTGAACCTTGCGCCGATACTCGCGGCGGTGCGCGCGGGAGTACTCGGTGTCCTGCACTTCTTCGCCCACGACCGAAGCCTATCGACGGGTGGCCACCACGATCTGCGGATTCAGCAGTCCGCCGCGCAACTGCACCTCGATCGTCGGATCGGCGTGTTCGGCCAGTGCCCGCAGCGCTGACGGACTGTAGGCGCGCAGCGAGCTGATGACCCCGTCGTGCAGGAACGGAACGAACGGGGCGAACGGCAGCATCGTCGCGAGTCGGACGAGATGCAGGGGCGCAGGCGGTCTGGGCAGATCGAGGATCACCAGCTTGTCGGCCGCGCGTGTGCCCTCCGCGAACACCCGCGCTGCCGTGGCCGGCGGCAGATGGTGAAACGACAGCACGAAGACGGCCAGATCGAAGTGCCGGTCGGGCGCGTCGATGGCGACGGCGTCCATCTGTCGCACGGTGGCGCGCGGGTCCTCACCCAGATCGCTCGCGGCCATCGCCGCCACCGATGACGCGTCGATGTCGGTCACGGTGAGCTCGGCGGTGGGGTGCCACTCCAGCAGTTTTCGGGACAGGCTGCCGTGTCCGGCGCCCAACTCGAGGATCCTGGGGTCTGCGACGTCGGCGACCTCGTCCATCACGATCTTGGCGAACCGGTCGGTGTTGCCGAAGAACTCGCCGGTCCACTCCAGCGTCCGGATCACGCTGCGTTTGACGTCGTCGGCCACGTCGTCGCGGTCGAGATATTCCAGCCGGTCGGTCTCGAGCAGCCGGTCCAGGCACGACGCGTCGGGCCCGCCGCGGGGCATGCGGTCAATGTCGACTGCTTCACGAGCCACGTGGACCATGATGGACGATTGCAGGGCCGTCCGGAGGGAGCACGAGTTGGCTGACTTTGTCGCCGCCATCGACCAGGGCACCACCAGCACCAGGTGCATGATCTTCGACCACGACGGCGCCGAGGTCGGGCGTCACCAGCTCGAACACGAACAGATCCTGCCCAGGGCCGGCTGGGTCGAGCACAACCC
The nucleotide sequence above comes from Mycolicibacterium moriokaense. Encoded proteins:
- a CDS encoding class I SAM-dependent methyltransferase gives rise to the protein MAAEEVMEWDDAYQEHGPFEGPPPWNIGEPQPELAAVIESGRVRSDVLDAGCGYAELALALAAAGHTVVGIDVSPTAVAAATKAANERGLSNATFVQDDITSFTGFDGQFNTIIDSTLFHSLPVEARDAYLRAVHRAAAPGAVFYVLVFEKGAFPEGFGPHTVTEDELRQAVSKHWTIDDIRPAFIHANMAVAIPADAPFTLPAYGQDEKGRDKMPGFLLTAHKDG
- a CDS encoding glutamate--cysteine ligase, coding for MGEEVQDTEYSRAHRREYRRKVQQCLDIFETMLKESSFEFERPLTGMEIECNLVDSDYQPAMTNSEVLQAIADPAYQTELGAYNIEFNVPPRRLPGRAALELESDVRASLNAAEAKANEHDAHIVMIGILPTLMPEHLSGRWMSESARYKALNDSIFTARGEDILIDISGPERLSLQTESIAPESACTSMQLHLQVSPADFAHNWNAAQVLAGPQLALGANSPYFYGHQLWAETRIELFAQATDTRPDELKTQGVRPRVWFGERWITSIFDLFEENVRYFPSLLPELSDEDPARELAEGRTPRLSELRLHNGTIYRWNRPVYDIVEQDGVLRPHLRVENRVLPAGPTVVDMMANAAFYYGVLRTLAEDDRPLWTKMSFAAAQHNFTESAQHGMNARLYWPGLGEVTPDELVLRQLLPMADEGLRRWEVAGEVRDRYLGVIEGRAKTGRNGSSWQIATVDALQNRGLSRPNALAEMLRIYCERMHSNEPVHTWDGP
- a CDS encoding methyltransferase domain-containing protein, with product MVHVAREAVDIDRMPRGGPDASCLDRLLETDRLEYLDRDDVADDVKRSVIRTLEWTGEFFGNTDRFAKIVMDEVADVADPRILELGAGHGSLSRKLLEWHPTAELTVTDIDASSVAAMAASDLGEDPRATVRQMDAVAIDAPDRHFDLAVFVLSFHHLPPATAARVFAEGTRAADKLVILDLPRPPAPLHLVRLATMLPFAPFVPFLHDGVISSLRAYSPSALRALAEHADPTIEVQLRGGLLNPQIVVATRR